DNA from Salinispora arenicola:
CTGATGACCAAGCTGAACTGGAACGACCGCTTGCCCGCCGTGATTGTTCCGGCTCTGGTCACCGGTTTCGGGGTGTTCATGATGCGGCAGTACGCCGCACAGGCCGTCAGCACCGAACTGATCGAGGCGGCCCGGGTCGACGGTTGCAACACCGCCCGGGTCTACTGGAACGTGGTCCTGCCCGCGCTACGCCCCGCCGCCGCGGTACTCGGCCTGCTCACCTTCATGACCATGTGGAACGACTTCCTCTGGCCGTACGCTGTCCTCAACGACCCGGAGAACCCGACCGTCCAGCTCTCCCTGCGGGCCCTGTCGGATGGGTACTACCAGGACATGTCCCAGGTCTTCACGGGAACGGCCCTCGCCACCCTTCCGCTGTTACTGGTCTTCGTTCTCTTCGGTCGTCAGATCATCGGCGGGATCATGGAAGGGGCGGTCAAATCGTGAGCGCGAGGAGTGAGCCGACCCTGCGAGCCCCACAGCCGCGAACGGAAGAAGGTACCGCGTGAGCGCGAGGAGTGAGCCGACCCTGCGAGCCCCACAGCCGCGAACGGAGGAACGTACCGCGTGAGCGAGCTTCGATTTCCTGACAACTTCCGTTGGGGTGCGGCCACG
Protein-coding regions in this window:
- a CDS encoding carbohydrate ABC transporter permease, with the translated sequence MSRLWRASPLTYAALVVATATSIFPIWWMFVVASRSSDAMGQLPPPVTPGGNLGANISRLFANNDAYFLTGLINSAIVATTVTVSVVLFSSLAGFAFAKLRFRGRNALLMIIIATMMVPTQLGVIPLYLLMTKLNWNDRLPAVIVPALVTGFGVFMMRQYAAQAVSTELIEAARVDGCNTARVYWNVVLPALRPAAAVLGLLTFMTMWNDFLWPYAVLNDPENPTVQLSLRALSDGYYQDMSQVFTGTALATLPLLLVFVLFGRQIIGGIMEGAVKS